In Setaria italica strain Yugu1 chromosome I, Setaria_italica_v2.0, whole genome shotgun sequence, the genomic window tcttcactgcaccgacgcatatctacatcttccgcaccagtagtgcgtcgagtggtaatcccgtgatccttatacggcagctcttcctggttatacgcggtagaaaattttgttttgcgctagcgtagcctacctcgtatcccaacacctaaATACAAGGAAGTTGTGCAATACGCAGCCATATCCTAGTCCTCCTCCCTATCAACcccaggaactccttcaccgcTGCTCCCTCATGGCGACAATGATGAATCCCCAACGCAGCGTAAGGGAGAAAAATACTAAGATGATGGAGTGCACTACCCGAGCTGCTCCCTTGATAGCTTTAGTGCACAGatccacactgcatgccacacctccacctctgattagagagccggataaagaccacgacacTCATTACACATCACTCATGAGTTCCAGCATGAACTCAgctagatcacgagctgcaagatgaggcacacggcaaaccctcctacgaggattcttctagcatcacggctatccccacgagcgcaagagtatgtcgagggaaggtggctctaatctacgaggaatcttctagcaccgagGCACTCATTGAAAGCTttctactatcaaacaacaacaaccgaaagcaatccatcgctacaTCGAAGAAGCATGACCTTGGTTGAGCGCCCAggggcctatttatagccgaaggcCATAACCACCAACTACTCAGAAGTTACTGCTCGCTCGTCACACAGCCTGAAATGCTGACAAGGGTCAGACAGATGCCTTTGACTCCACCCACGTGATGGTACTGAAGCACAATGGACAAAAGTCCACAATTCACCTATGAGCCTTCTCAGAGTTCAAGGCAACAACAGTAGTCACAACAGCAACACCAATAGTTGATGACTGTAACAGATACTATGAGTACTCAATTACTTGGACTTGTTCTTCCCGACTACAAAGATCAGCTAGATAAGAGATCATCGATCACAATTCAGATAAATAAAATTTACAGAGAATTGTTTGAGTACTCCCACGAGTACTTGACAGATTACAACTCGAGTTCAACAAAACTAGGGCTCTTCTAAAGACACGAACTCGGTCATCTTTGCGGCAATAGgttcagcctcctcaagatactgcgcACAAGCATCTTCCGTGCAGTTCCGAGCAACCGCATCACTAGCCGCCGACAAGTCTGCCCTTGGGTAATATGATTTGACTACTGCAAGGACTTGCTTGTAGACAATCTTACAAAGTCCAGCAATTCTACCCGGGACAGATCTTAGTCTCTCGACTAACGTGCATGGCTTAGCATCGCCTTCGAGTGGAGCAAGGGTGTTTACTACATCCTAGGCGAcactagtcaactcttggagctcacctTGAAGTCTCCCTATAGTTATGTCATGAACCCTACATGCTACCATTGCCATAGCAAGCATTACTCCATTCTGATTCTTTTGGCTCCTCTCATGCTCATAGGCAGCTTGAGCCTCAGCTAGTGATGTCCTAAGATGGGCAACCTCATCAGCTACCCGGTCATGACcatttctccaatcaagcagTTGGGTACTCGCAGCAGCCTCTTTTCACTTGAGCTCTGCGCCAAGCATCACAGATCAGAACCTACCACCATAGTCAAACGTACTCAAAAGATcatgagtactcaccctgatgTTTCCTCttcaaagatttatagcgattctccaatCACTCCTTgaggacttcatgatcattccgCTCAActgcaaaagactttgcagcctcctcatgaactttcAAGGACTCTGTAAGGCTGCTACATTCTTGCTCTAGTTGCGCCACCCATTGCACAGTTTCACTACGCTCTTGGAGAGCCCGAGTATTTCTTTAGGCTCTGTCATACAGGTCCTGCAAGCAACACAAAATAAGTcgtcaagacttgtcaaaacacaattagtcaaagaaaataGCTTatacacacctgaaagctttggatagctcttcaAAACTCTAACTCTGATGGCAGCTCGAGTACCGGACCCCTAGTATTTTTAGCAACTTGAGGCTCTAGATTTTCACCTACAACAGCCCCTGATGGGTAATTATTGGATACAAAGGAATTTCCCTTCAAAAGCGTTCATACTCCAGCAACATACCTGATGCGCCGACTTCACCCACTTCAGTCGCATCAACTAAAGCCAAGGTGCCACCAGCAGTCATTGAAGACGGCACACCTCCAGAACTCGATGGAACCGATGGGCCCTCCACTGAGCGGATGACCTCTTGCAGCATGGATATAGTGGCACCAAGACAACTTGTGTCTTCAAGCTCAGGTGCATCATCCATTGACAAATCGACTAAGGGGCCAGAGAGCGTAGTCAAGTGACCAGCCTCCACCCCTGTCTCCACAGGAATAGTATCCTCAGCATCCCTGGATCAAAACATGAGATCATCATCTATTTTTCAGAGTTCAAAAACAATCAAAAGGAAAGATTACATAAAAACTCATCGAGATGATCGTGGAGGCAATCAAACATGTTTCTTCTCTGCTACCGCTGGTTGGATACTCGGCACTATAGGGGTCGTGGGAGGAACAACCTCCACTCCTTCGCCGAGTCCtgaaagaaccaaggttgagactatGTATGCATGACTACCAGAATATATCGAGTACTCACCACTGGTGATAACATCAGACAACAAGGCACCAGCAGCCACCACCGGTGTCTTCACGGCATCTACCAGCTCAGAAACGTAACCTTATCAACTGATGACTTAGTAACCTGCTCAGGGGCTGTCGGCACAGACGCTGCCTGAACGGGGGCTACCGACTCAAGGGCTGCCAACACCGACACTACCTACTCGGAGGCTGCTATTTCCAAGTTCAAAAGTGGCACCCCCACAGGCAGCTCTTCAACAGCCGCGACACTGACAACTGCGTCTTTGGCAATCGCGGCTACTTCACCAGAAGTAGCCTTATCACCGTCGATGGTCAAGTCGTCGGCCTTTCCAACCGACTAATATCATCAATATTCTTCAAAAGTAATGACATTCCAAAAAGTACTCGAATACAACACACgactacgtaccttggtactctgtgACCTCTTGGGGGTCAAATTGGACGAAGATGAAATAGGCTGAGCAGCAGCCTTTTTTCGCACTACTCATCGTTTCTTGgtaggaggagaaggagcaTTGTCAGTGTCAACCATAACAATCTCTCTGCCCTCAAATGACGACAAGAAGCCAACAAGTATCCAGGACTGCAAGCCAACAATTGTTACTCAAAAAAGTGTTACTATGCCCTCAACTACCCAAATTAAGCAAAGGAAggaacatacctctgttggtccataccaaccaTCAAACTGACGAAGAACTCCTGAAAGTACTGGTACCCCCTGATAGTTCTTGAATAACTTGCCCAACAACGCCTCCACATCGTCATCAGATACGTTTTCAGGGGAGATTCAGAGCCTGAGTGAGCTCGTTGCTGCAAGGGCTGAACTCtccgcttgagaaaactggTGGCCACATTAATGCCAGTTAAAGCCAAGGCCCTCAACTCAACAATCTGAGTCAGTAGGTCAGTaatctcaggggtgtcctcgggctcgctcacccaattgtCTGCATGCTTTGGAGCATGGCTGGTGACTACTGGCAAGATAGGATCATGATTaccaatataaaaccatctcttcttcctgttgcCATGTGAGTCGGGCAGGTGATACTCAAGataagcactcgagttcctcagcTAAAACCGAACCCCTCCAAACACCTCTGTCCTAGTCGCACTGGGTTGCGGTTTACAGCGACACAACTTTCTAAAATGATCAAGACTAGGCGAAACACTCAAGTacacttcacacaagtgtacaaagatagctaCATGAAGCACATCATTCGGATTCAAGTGAACTAATTGAAggttgtagtactcgagaatacctctgaagaagtcggaagtGGGCACCGCTAGTCATCTCTCAACGAAATGAGTACGCATGACTGTCTCCTTTGGGTGCTCTTCAAACTGCCATGCATTCCCAAATGTAGGCCCCCACTCAAGTTCAACctttggttgaagaagcttCGCATCGACCAGAGCCTAGACCGCCAGTTCCTTCATCACGGAGTGCTGCCAGGTGATCCtagggggcggcggcgtagtCTGGTTTGTTGGGCCACACTTTGGCGCCGGCAGCGTGAGTTCTTTGCCCTATTGGGATCTAGATCTCAACTTATTGGTGGCCGCGGCTTCCCCGTAGgacttctcgggtttcttccccatcttcttgacgcGCATCAGTTGATCCCAAGAAAGATGGGGGAGGGAAGGAGTTGTAGCAGATCTCTCTCTCAAAGGCCAGGCAAAAGCAACAATGGTGGTAGCGGCGCAGGGAAGAGCGGCGGCACTGGATGCACAGGAAAGGGGCACAAATTACATATCTGCTAAAAATGACGTACCACTAATCACCGCTGGGCCCCCCAATTATATCAGCCGCATctccggattccaagcatcAATCAAGCAACAATCAGATATAAATtagatttaccaccataatttCCAATGGATACTCTGGCCAAAAGTCtgaccccttcatcgactacaagtAATCGCCCAAGTGCTCGAGGGTTGCATATAACGTACCCGTTGgatgaagttttctttttctgaagactGCATAAGTCAGAGCGAAATCAGAaatttgaccctcagcctgattttttgattcaacctaaggctcgggggctactccatatgcagtgcaattgtcatcgcactaccatataaaaaagttTCAAGGTGAAGGttactcgaagcaaacatcggGGCTGCTggggagtaccttccagtcatgCAACAACACCAGTACTCGAGGGATTGGCTGCATCTACAACTTAGAAAGCACCAAGGGGAACTCGGGCAGCGTCCTCAAGTACCCGGAGTTGttcctctcgactacaaagtactcgggggcttgtcaggcatACATCTCTGAgcccatgagtaggccttgTACAGCCCACTCAGGGACGTACATCCCCAGGCCCAGGAGCTGTTCCTCTAAGACAAATCAAGAAGGATTAGCCGGTGACAAATTGTTGCCATCCTGAAGTCTCATTTGCAGGGGACAAATAATTGATGGTGACAAATGGTGGATGGCACCGATGCCTTGCCCCCGCTAGCACCTCCACATGGATGAAATTAGAACATCGTGCCTAACCTTGCATTGTGCGCACGGTGGGGGAGAAGCAGCGGTGAGCCGGTGTAGATGGATGCCCCGTCGCCAGAACCTCCGTGCGGAGAGAGACGGAGTGCCGGCACGCCCATGGGTACTTGCCGCCGCTGGCTTCAGAGTAAGGAGCGAGAGTGGGAGagagctggccgccgccgccgccggctgcagtTGGAATGGGGAAGGATGAGAATAGAGTTAGAGTTTCAAGGGAAGTTGAGTTTATATATATGTGCACAGGATATTGGGCTTAGTTGGGCTGTTATTGCTAATGGGTCACTACTTATGTCGGGTCCCCATGATGCCCCGCGGGTGAGAAATCGCCCCCGCCCTCGCCCCGTTAACATCTCGAGGCCCCGCCCCGCTTACCCCGCGGGGGAAATTTAGCCCCCGCCCACGCTTAGTTTGGGTCGGGTCTCCGCAGGGATCCGCCCCCGCGGGGGAAATTGCCATCCTTAGCGGTGGAGTGCACCAGGCAGTGGTGCATGGCGGCAGTATGTTCCACCCATTCGCAGCCCTAGAACACTGCCCTGCCCCTCCCAGCAAGTCCATATAATTCCACGACATACAGATTCTCCATACAGTACAAGTTAGGGCTTTAGATTAGAAATTCTAGAGAATTCTTTCAATGTTCTTTTACTCTAACTCGTTTAGTAATACAGGTGGTTTTAACCAATAGCTTCGAGTTCAAGTCTCCAACTTAGGCCCTATATTTGTTTTCAACTCAGATCATAATCTACCTTATAACCTATAGGCCTAATTAAACAAACATGCTCCAAATTATAACTAGATTATAACAAACCATATGCTAGGTTGTAATAATCCAATAAGCTGCCTTCCCCTAGCTTATATGCTCTTTTGGCCTAGTCTCTTAGTAGAAATGCATAAAAGGGCAGATTATTCATACTGTCCAGCATCCATCATCTTAAAATATTACTCCCTTGTCACAAATTAtatgttgttttagtttttctaaatgCATAATTTTAACTATGCATCTAGGTTTATATCTAgtttagatacataataaaaattatgtatttagaaaagttaaaatgacttacaatttaaaCAGAGGAAGCAATAATAAGGATAATGTGTACAAGTTAAAGCAAAGATGGCAGCAGAAACAAGAAAAGCCGCAATCAAACATAACAGAAATTTTAATTCAGTGTACAAAAATAAATCACTGCTAgggaaagcgccttcagtaccgggtccaaacctccctttagtaccggttgtgcaaccggtattgctaagtTAGTACTAAATGGGgttctttagtaccggttggggagatcaaccggtactaaattggttGCACCTGGTgtaggcttcacccggtactaatgggtgactttagtaccgattggagTCCCCAACCAGTaataaagggggtcacgggggctcctgaggaactagccgttaggcccggtactaacATACCAGGTCAAAAACTGTACTAAATCTCGAAACAAATGCCGAGTTTTCCAATAGTGGATGATGATTCACTATCAAACATATATCCTGAATTTCCGGTACATCGACCAAAATTTCCTGTATATCGTGTACACGTCCACAAAATTCCAAGTTCCCATCTCGATTGAGACCTCGGACCTGCTCTGTCTCCGGGCACAATAGATGTTCCTTTATCCACTTACAAAATAAAGTGAGAAAAAGAATCCCTCCTATGATAAGTTACCGAAAAGAATCTATTCTATATAAAATAACTCAACCACTACAATATCAATATGTGTGTAATTTCGTGCTAAGTACCAAAGAAAACGCACTACTTAACGTCTCAACCAATTCGCTGTGCAATTTCAGCCGCGTCTCTTTCGGCACGGGCGAATCTGGCTGTTGGTGAGGCCCGCGTAGTCCGTGTCTACCCCCTCACCCGGCAGGCAGGTGACACGTCCACTTCGCCTGTGCTCAGCATTTTTCAGCgtgcaagagctgaagagcacgATTGTCTCGTGGCGTGGCCCCGCGACCCTTTGATCAGCACAGAGCGCCTGCGAGCacgatggcggcgacggcgaggacggcatGCAGGAGACTCGACGGCGGCCGTGCCGTGGCGGTAGCAGCGATGAGCTGGTCCGCGCCGAGGTACACCATGGTGTCGTTCATCAGCGGCAGGTCCCCCGCCGCCTGCGGACTAGCCCCGTCCGCCTTCACGCTGCAGGTACAGAGGAAAACACACAGAGAAACTGCCGGTTAGCGATGCCGTCGTCGTGGCCTGAAAACGCTCGAAATACAACATGACGTAATAAATTGTGTGGTAAGGTTATTTGTGGTGGAACCTATTCATCAAAATTCGAGTTCTAGACTCGGCACTGGGGTTTACATTTTTTGATCTATACCAGCATTTAACCGGCACTATTCTTTCAGTGTTAGACGACGTGGTAACTTTGTTAACCTCGAAAATTTGCCAACTCAATTTTTGAGGTGCTCATAGAGGTAGGGTTACGTGCTTGTATTCGTAGAGGCGAGTATGTGAGCATTTACGTCTGTACCCTTTGattgaaaaaaatatcatgACGTAATGAATCACGCCGGATAGACATGTATCATAAGGCTCTGCAAAACGCAACCGAGTGCGGTGCGCCGCTCAATTAATTCGTGGACCACCGCGGCCAACAAACCCAagcggcgtcgccgccgacgtcaGCCGGCGCCTGTAATGTAAGACGCCGACTCGCCGTATGGACGGACGCGCTAGCTAAGCTAGCTTGCGGTGGCGTGGCGTACCATGCCATTGCATTCCAGTATGCCATGGTGGGCCGGCGGGCGTCATGGTCGCTGCCGACGTGACTCGTGGATCCGGACGCGGTTACGGTGGCTGGTCCTGGCTGGAGCTCATCGGTGCCGACGACGGTGCCCGTCACTCAGCCGAGCGTACCAGACCACATACCGGCAACAGTGGCCAGACCAAAAGGTGCTATCCTTTTTGCTTCTGGAGCCACGGAATAACGGAAAGGTGTTGGGTTTGGCACCTAGCGTTATGCTTGCTTACACACACACCCCAAAACAATCAATTCATTTTGGTCACAGTAGTCCGCAACAAGAAACGTGCGGTAGCTACAAGTTCGGGTTAAGTAGCAAGTGACGCAACTCGTGTGTTCGTACCTGGTGGTGCTGGGGCAGAAGGTGATGGCGTAGGTGGTATCGCCGCCGGCGCAGGTGAAGGTGGAGGTGGCGTCGTCGTACGCGTAGCTGTAGGCCCGCGGGCACGCGTTCTTGAAGAACTGCGAGTACGCCGACGGCTTGCACGTGCTGGGGTTCCCGTGGTCGCCGCTGCAGCAGTACTCCGCGGACCCGAACGCCTCGCACGCACTCTTgcacgccacgccgccgccgccgggggaggACGTTGACGCGACGCGCAGGTCGGCGGGACACGCGCGGTTCAGGTCCAGCATGCACCCGGTGGGCGCGCAGTTCccgccccccgccgcgccgtgcgGCGCCACCAGAACCGGGAGGTTGTACCCGTCCACCAGGCTCACGTCGTAGAAGTccatgccgccgctgccgtcgatGGTGAACTCGGCGAGCGTCGCTGGCggggccgccccgccgccagcgcAGTCCTGCTTTCCCGACCCACAGTCGCCGGTCACGCAGCTGAACTTGCCGGTGCCTGCGTCCGTGGAGCAGAGCGTGCGGCCCCAGAGGCGGCCGGACCACCCCGACGGCACGGGCATGGCCCGAGATTCCCGTGGCGCGAGCGCGAAGCCCGTGGCGTCCATCCCCGCGGACCCCGCGCTGGAGAGGATCCCCGGCCACACCGTGTACTCGCAGTTGTTGGTGATGGTGAACGACTTGGAAGCCGCACCTGATCCAGCAGCAATAGCACAACAAAAGCATCAGCAAATCTTTCACTGGAACAAAAAGCAAACGATGGAAAGGATCAGACCAGCAGCCTTACCACTAAGTGAggcgaggaagacgaggaggaagCCGATGACAGCTCGGTGTGCACTCGCCATTGCGGTGAGTCTAGAGACCGGGAGCTCTCTCGGCTGCCTGGCACGAAGATGGGAtgtgcggccggccggccggtgtgGTTAGGAGGGAAACGTGAGTTTTGTTACCAACGGTGTAGGCGTGCGCCGCTGATATTTAAAACCAACACAACTTGAAGTGGGACCCGTAGCCTCAGATTTTCTTTCCCCAATCTGTTGACACGATAGATGTAGATGCGACTGAATCTCTCAGATATTCACTGTGACAAAAAGGAGAAACCCAATTAATTAGGTGGTGCCGACCTGCATTCGCTCCGGGTTTTTTTAGGAACATTCGCTCCGGTTATCCACTTGATTTGACCGTAATATAGTATTCCCTCTATTTTAAAATTATATTAAACTAACTAGTTTGTTGCATATTTAAAAACAGAAGGTAGCACCAGTTTCACATGGAAATACATCTAAACTTTTCCGATATTATATGAGGTATTAGAGCAACTCTAGCAATAGCCCTTAAATTAAAACATCTAAAAGTAAAATGGAGGTTCTCTCTGTTTCTTGAGGGtcaaaaaaaatgcaactaCAGCAATAGCCCAATAGATAGAGGGCTCCCTGAAAATCCCTACCAGGAATGAAGGACGGGGAAATTTGGAGGCCTCCCCAAAATAGGGAAATAAGTAGATGATATGTTGGAGTGCGTCTTTTTTACTTGACCCACTAAACTTGGGATAGGAGATTATTTAGAAGGTGTGCTGGAGTTATTCTTCGAGTCATAGTCTCTCATAGTCTCTCATCCACGTTTTGATCTCCTATTTCTCCGTGCACTCCAACAAAAACCTAATATGTTCCTCTTACATTTCACTCATCTTTTTTATTTAATATCTTTGTGGACTTTTTGCTTATGAGCTGAGGTTGGTTTGGGCTCTAGATGCTATTGGACTATAagtgtaacgcccgtaaaattcACCAATCGAAATCACACGCTAAAAATCGTTTTCAAAAACTTTTTATCGCTTGAGCTCCCAAATTTCCCTTCCCGGCGAATTCGCCGTTCCGGCACCGAAGCCGACCGCCGTCCACCTATTTTCCCCTTTTTCCTCCCCGCAGGTCACGCCGTGTGCCGGACAGAAGATCGCCGTGCGTGCCTGCGACCAATCCCGCAATCACCGTCGtgtctctcttttcttcttctcattttACTTCCcccttttcccttcctttttctccctttttcttctcttccttatttcccttcttttcttttcttttctcccttcctttttctttttctttttcccttcctccCTTTTTTTCTATCTCCTGCCGCACATGACTCATTTTCCTAGCCGCACGCATCTCACCAGCACCTGCCGCTCAGCATGCTTCCCCTGGGCCCGTGCTTGTCCCTCCCTAGCGCAGCACCGCGCCTAGCCCCTAGCGATGGCCCCCTACACCTCTGCTACCCGCACAGCTCCTGCACGCCACCTCCTACCGCCCCTGGCCACCGCTTCACGCACCCGCGCTCCGCTCCACCAGCGCACGCCCAGCGCTAGCACGCCCCTGGCCCCTTGCACTCACACGCCTCGCCTCCAGTGCCGGCGCACAGCGATGCCGCTCGCCCTAGCACGCTACACCGCTGCCTACCGCTGCCCCGCGCGCATGCTTGTCCAACACTCGCACGCGCTCCTGCCCGCGCGAGTGAGGTCGCCATGGTCACCGCGCTGGGTaggttgtaacaactctactcaaactaaacttggttaagctgaaaaaggaggcttagacactaatctagcacGTGAAAAGTCCTTTTTTTAAAAGATTAAGTTTGGGTttaattcaaaacttgaaattttgtataaaaACTTAAAGTTttgccaaactaaaagttgtagagttttacatttctaagaACTTTCCTTATTAGCCTCTTTGctagtttggagaggaagaggttcaaaaactagaatcaaaatcagtagcttttgaaactcacttcaaaaactcgTAAGTGCTGAAAGCCGTGAATTTCCTCAACCTTGCAGCCCTTTTTCTTAAAGTTTCTAATGTGAGTTCAAGTCAAACCATATGTAAAAGTTTAAGTGCTACAAATCTTTGACAACTTTGATTACTGGAGTTTGGCCAAAATCTCCACAAAAGCATTTCAAAAGTTAGGTCAAAGTCGATCAAAACAGTCAACCCAGTCAAAACATCACAAATATAAGAGTTAGTTCACAGTGTGTATCTTGGCAAGCAAGTTATTCACTAAACTTACACTAAACTTaagaaaaaccctttataagagttttagTACCCAGTCTATAGAACAACTTTATCAATAACGCCTTGGCCTAATTCAATCAGAAAATCGTTCAAATTTCGGGCCAAAGACAGCCAAAACCCTAAAAATCAGCAAACTTGGAAATCTGCCTAAGTCTAGATGACCAGCGTTCTAGCGAACTTTGGAACCCCATAACTTCAAATCAGTTTTGAATTTGAACAAAAACCTTTTGTAAAAGTGTAAGCTGGATGATAGGGCTACAAGTGTTAGAAAGGCGAAAATTCatgtttagttcaaaaatttcaaACAAAATGCCCCCAAACCCGACCCTCTCACCCTGCCCGCTTTGAACATGCACGCCAGGGCGCGCTCCGTCGCGATGCCCCGCATGCCACCCACCTTGTGGCTGCGACTCACCAGCAGCCCGCCACTCGCCTATCCCCGGCGAGGAAGTGACTGGACGTGTGCCCCACTCCTTAATCCAGTGATGTGCTAATCTTTTTCCCGCTGACATGATCTCCCTCGCCCT contains:
- the LOC101773689 gene encoding thaumatin-like protein 1b, with product MASAHRAVIGFLLVFLASLSGAASKSFTITNNCEYTVWPGILSSAGSAGMDATGFALAPRESRAMPVPSGWSGRLWGRTLCSTDAGTGKFSCVTGDCGSGKQDCAGGGAAPPATLAEFTIDGSGGMDFYDVSLVDGYNLPVLVAPHGAAGGGNCAPTGCMLDLNRACPADLRVASTSSPGGGGVACKSACEAFGSAEYCCSGDHGNPSTCKPSAYSQFFKNACPRAYSYAYDDATSTFTCAGGDTTYAITFCPSTTSVKADGASPQAAGDLPLMNDTMVYLGADQLIAATATARPPSSLLHAVLAVAAIVLAGALC